The DNA sequence AGAAAACGCGCCAACAGGCCTGGCAAGGCCGGCGCAACGCGTCATGATAGGTCAACTCCCCCGGGGAAATCGACCCGTCTTACTCCACGGTTACCTTCGCGGCGGACACCACGTCGGCCCACGTCTTGTGTTCCTGGCGGATCATCTGGCCAAAGGGCTCGGCCGGGGTGTAGATCAGCTCGGCGCCCTGGGCGGCCAGGGACTTCTTCAAATCGGGGGACGCCAGCACTTTTTTCAGCGCGGCTTCGATGGTGTCGAGTGCTTCCTTGGGGGTGCCCTTGGGCGCGGTAAAGCCGAACAGGTTGTTGGCTTCGACGCCCTTGACGCCTGCCTCGGCCATGGTCGGCACATCGGGCAGCAGCGTGACGCGCGTGGTCGACGCCACCGCCAGGAACTTGAGCTTGCCGGCCTGCACCAGCGCCATTGAACCCGGAATGCTGTCGAACATCATCGACGACGATCCGTTGGCCAGTTCGGGCAGGGCCTGCACGCTGCCCTTGTACGGAATGTGCGTCATCGACACGCCCGTCTTGAGCGCGAAGAGTTCGGATTCCAGATGCGACAGCGTGCCCGTGCCCTGCGACGCAAAGTTGTATTTGCCCGGCGCGGCCTTGAGCAGTGCGATCAGTCCGGCCACATCCTTGACTGGCAAGGACGTTGGCACCACCACGGCATGCGGCACGTTGCCCACGCCTGCGATCGGCACAAAGTCTTCCACCAGGCTGACGGGCTGGTTCTTGTAGATGCTGGCGGCGATCGCCTGGTTGGTGACGGCGGCCAGGTGCAGGGTGTAGCCATCGCGCGCGGCACGCGCCGCGGCGCCCAGGCCGATGGCGCCACCGGCGCCAGGACGGTTTTCGATGACCACGGTCTGCTTCAGTTCAACGCCCAGTTGCTGGCCGATGGCGCGCGCCAGCACGTCCGTTGCGCCAGCGGGCGGGAAGGAAATGATGACGGTGATGGGGCGGTCGGGGTAGGCCGCGACGGCAAAGCTGCTGGCGGCTGCGGCGAGCAGCGCGCCGGCCAGGGTGGCGAAGCGCAGGCGGTGAGTGCGGTGGCGCGTCGAGACAGCGGGTACGGCGTAGGTCATTGCATTCCTTGATCGGGAGCCGGCGGCAACAGCGCTTGCAGCTGCCAGGCGTAGATCGATAGCGAAGCAATATCCGTGCTAGTTGGCGGCCATGACTCCAGGCGGACGATGGCCGCGGCGGCGCGCCATCGTCCGTGCACGCCATGGTGCGTGCCTGCGCCTCAACGGTGCAGCGTCACGCCTTGACGGGATGTCCCGGCAGGCCCATCGCGCCCGTCCCCCTGGGTGCGCGCACGGCCGCTTCGACTTGCGCGGCCAGTATCTGCGCGGTGGCGGCGGACAGGGTCCAGCCAAGATGGCCGTGCCCGGTGTTGTAGAACACGCCGGGCAGGCGGCCCGGGCTCACGCGCGGCATCATGTCCGGCATCATCGGGCGCAGGCCGGCCCAGGGCGATACATGGTGGGTCGGCACGCCCGGGAATTCGCGGCGGGTCCAGGCCACCAGCGGCGCGATCCGGTCCGCGCGGATGTCGCGGTTTTCGCCATTGAATTCGGCGGTGCCTGCGACGCGCAGGCGGTTGGCGCCCAGGCGGCTGGTCACGATCTTGGCGGACTCGTCGAGCAGGCTGACCCACGGGGCGGCGGCGCGGCCCTCGTCGGTGTCCAGGTCCAGCGTGATCGAGTATCCCTTGACCGGGTAGATGTTGACGGTGTCGCCCAGCATGGCCGCAAAACGCCGGCTGGCCACGCCGGCGCAGATCACGACGGCATCGGCCTGGATCACGTCGTCGTGGCCGGCATCGCCCCGCGCGGCGGCGGGGGTGGACGTATCCGCGCTAAGGGTATCGGCCCGCTGCACCGCCGCGGCGTCCTGGGTCATGCCGTCTTGCGTGGCGCCGCGCGCAACACGCAGGCGGTAGCCGCCGTCGCCGGGCCGGTCGATGGCCTGCACGTCGGCATCCATGACAAAACGCACGCCGCGGCGCGCGCAGGCATCGGCCAGGCCGCGCGTGAAGCGGTGGATGTCGCCGGTCGCATCCGACGGCGTGAAGTAGCCGCCGTAGCAATCGCGGCCCAGGGACGGCTCGATGGCGCGGGCTTCGGCCGACGTCACGGCGTAGCGTTCCAGGCCGCCTTCGACCAGCAGCTGGTTGACCAGGCCGGCCGCGTCGAAGCTGGCCTTGTCATGGTAGATGTGCAGAATGCCGCGCTGTTCCAAGTCGAATTCGATGCCTTCATCGGCGGCCATCTGGTACAGATGCTTGCGCGATTCGATGGCCAGCCGGGTGGTGGCGATGGTGTTGCTGCGGTAGTCGCGGATGTGGCTCAGGAACTGCGCCACCCACGTGTACTTGTGCCAGCTGGGCAGCGGATTGAAGAGCAGGGGAGCGTTGCGCTGGGTCATCCACTTCAGCCCTTTGACGAGGGTGCTGCGGTGGTTCCAGACTTCGGCGTTGCTGGCGGACAGCTGGCCGCCGTTGGCGAATGACGTTTCCATCGCGGCATAACGGTGCCGGTCGATGACGGTCACATCGTGGCCGAGTTTGCTGAGCGCGTAGGCGGAAGTGACGCCGGTAATGCCGGCGCCGATGATGGCGATACGGGACATGAGGGCACTCGCAGGACGTAGGGGTGGATGGCCGTGTTGCCACGGATCACCCCATCTGTCCTGTTACCTGAGAGCTTCACCGGCCTGATGTTCAGACCGGTTCCCCTTCGGTGGATGCCCCGAAGGCATCTCTCTCCAGATCGTCTGTCCCGCGCAGTCCTGGTTGCCTGAGAGATTCCGGGGTGGTTGCTCCTTCGGCGCCGGCACGTGGCCGGACTCTTCTACGCGGTCGTTGAGTCGACGATTCAAGATAGTCGATGCAGCGGGGGCGGCGCAACCCCTTCGATGGTTGAGGAGCGGATTTGGTCGACGCGCTGCGCTCATCCCGGCGTGGCGTTCGCCTGTCCGCCGTCCAGGTCGATGACCGATCCGCTCAGGTACGCGGCGCGCGGCGAGCAGCAAAAGACGACCATGCTCGCGACTTCTTCCGGCTCCATCAGGCGGCCAAAGGGCAGGCCCTTGGTCAGCTCTTCCCAGCGGTCGCTGTCGCCCAGGCGGGTGGCGGCCAGGTCCTTGCTGACCGACACGATGCGCTGCGTGCGGGTCTGGCTCGGGTTGACGCCAAACACGCGCACGTTGTCGCGCGGGGACGCGCCGCCGACGGCTTTGGTAAACGCCATCAACGCCGCATTGGCGGTGCTGCCGGCCACGTATTCGTTACGCGGTTCGGCGCCGGCCATGCCGATGATGTTGGCAATCACGCCGCTGCGCCGCGCCTGCATGGCGGGCAGGCAGGCACGCACCAGGTTGATGTAGCCGTACAGCTTGAGTTCCCAGGCGGCGCGCCAGCGGGCATCGTCGACCTTGTCGAGCGACCCGCCGGGAATGGCGCCGGCATTGTTGACGAGGATGTCGACTTCGCCCGCCGCATCGGCCAGGCGCTGCGCCGCACCGTCTTCGCCCAGGTCGGCCGGAATGCATACCGGGGTGATGCCGGTGGCGGCGGCGATCGCTGCCGCGGCCAGTTCCAGCTTGGCCGGATCGCGCGCGGCCATGATGGGCGTGGCGCCTTCCTGTGCGAAAGCCAGCGCGCACGCGTAGCCGATGCCCTGCGATGCGCCGGTCACCAGCACGCGTTTGCCGTTCAGTTGCAGATCCATGTCAGTCCTTGTCGGCCGGCGATTGCTCGGCATACCAGTCGGCGATTTCACTGCCGGTAAAGAAGCCCACGCCCGGAGTCCGTTGCAGCAGGTCCAGCATCTGTTCCAGGTAGCCGAAACGATGCGGCACGCCGATCAGGTGGGGGTGCAGGCCCAGGGCCAGCACGCGCGGGCGATGGGTCGATTCGCGTTCGAACAGCGCCAGCGTGTTCTGCAGGCGCAGCAGCATTTCGGGTGACGAATGCTTTTCGATCGCGTAGATGATCGAGTCGTTGACTTCCAGGTTGTAGGGCAGGCCCAGCAAGGGACCCTTGGTCGTCGTCAACCAGTCGGGCAGGTCATCGATGACCCAGTCGCACACGTAGTCGACGCCGGCAGCCTTGAGCAGCTCGGGGGTGTCGACGGTTTCGCGCAGGCCCGGGCTGAGCCAGCCGCGCGGCCGCGTGCCGGTAAAGCCTTCGATCTTGCTCAGGGTCGCATCGATCAGCTCGGCTTCGGATCCGGCATGGTTGATCGATTTCTGATGCAGGCCATGGCCGATGAATTCCCAGCCGGCTTCGTGCATGGCGGCCGCGGCGCGCGGGTAGGCGTCGATCACGCTGGCGTTGAAGCTGGTCGATGCCGGCAGGCCGCGGTCGGCGATCGCGCGAATGATGCGCGGCAGGCCGGCGCGCATGCCGTAGTCGACCCAGCTGAAGTTGGGGACGTCGGGCACGGTTTCCTTGCCGTGCGGCGGCGTGATGATGGTGCGGGGCATGGCGTTCTCGAACTGCCAGTGCTCCACATTGACGACCAGGTGCACCATGATCCGGCCCTTGGGATGGGCGGTCAGCGGGGGGCGGTCGTCAGAGAAACGGTAGGGGACGCGGGGATTGGCCATCGAATGCTGCCTTGTCAGGAAGGGTGAAGTTCGGGTGCCCCGAGAGGGAGTCGCTTACTTGCCGGTAAATGCCGGCGGGCGTTTTTCCATGAAGGCGCGGCGGCCTTCGATATAGTCGGCGCTGGCAAAACACGCATCGACCGCGGCGTCGACCGCGGCGGCGTCACGGTCGGCCGGATCGCGCAGGGCATGCGCGATCGCGAGCTTGGCGGCACGCAGTGTCAGGGGCGCGTTGCCGGCAATCGCCGTCGCGACCGCATGCACTTCGGCGTCCAGCGCGTCGGCGTCGTGCGCGCGATGCACCAGGCCGATCCGCTCGGCTTCCGTGCCGTCGAACGTGGACGCGGTATAGAACAGTTCGGCGGTGCGTGCAGCGCCAATGGCATCCACGGTGTGACGGATGCCATCGAAGCCATAACCCAGACCCAGCCGCGCAGCCGGCATCCGGAAGCGCGAGGTGCGCGCGCAATAACGCAGGTCGCACGCCAACGCCAGCCCGATGCCGCCGCCCATGCACACGCCATGGATATTGGCGATGACGGGCAGCGGGAAATCGGTCAACGCATTCTGCGCGCGTGCCACCGCGGCGTTGTACGCCTCGACCGCATCGGCGCTGCCGCGCTGGGTTTCGAATTCGGAAATGTCGGCGCCCGACACGAAGGCTTTTTCACCCGCGCCGCGCAGCACCAGCACCCGCACGTCGTCGCGGCCCACCAGGGATTCGACAATGTCGCCCAGGCTCGTCCACATGCCGAAGCTCATGGCGTTGTAGCGGGCAGGGTTCGACAGCGTGATGTGGGCAATGCCGTCGGTCAGGGTCAGGTCGACCTGGCTCATAAGGATTCCTTTGGGATCAGACCGCGCCGCTGGCACGCATGGAACGGATCGCGTCGTCGTCGAACCCGATTTCTTTCAGGATCTCGTCGGTGTGCTCGCCCCAGTCCGGCGCTGATCGGGCAATGGCCGACGGCGTGCGTTCCAGGTGCACGGGCTGCGTGATGTATTGCTTGGTCGGGCCTTGCGGCGTGGTGGATTCGGCAACGACCTGCAGGTGCTGCACCTGGGGATCGTCGAACAGTTGCGGCACCGAATATACCGGGCCGGCCGGCACGCTGGCCTCGTTGAGCAGGTCCACCCAATGCGCCACCGTCTTGGGCGCAAAGATTTCCTGGATTTCGCGATTCAGGCGTTCGCGATGTTTGACGCGCAGCTTTTCGGTCTTGAATTCCGGGTCGCTGAGCCAGTCTTCCCTGCCGACGGCCTTGGCGAAACGGACCCAGCTGCCTTCCCCCGACGCGCCTAGGTTGAAGTAGCCGTCGGACGCGCTGAACAGGCCCATGGGGCTGCTGGTCGGATGGTCGTTGCCGACCTGGACCGGAATGTCGCCATCGTTCAGATACCGCGCGACCTGGAAGTCCATCATGGCGATCTGCGCGTGCAGCAGCGATACGTGCACCCACTGGCCCACGCCCGACTGCTCGCGTTCCAGCAGCGCCGTCATGATGCCGAGCGCGGCATACAGGCCCGAACTGGAATCCGCCACGGCCAGGCCCGCACGCACCGGGCCCTGGTCCGGATGCCCCGTGACCGACATCAGGCCGCCCATGCCCTGGACGATCTGATCGAACCCCGGCCGGCCGGCGTAGGGGCCGTCCTGGCCGAAGCCAGAAATGCTGGCCAGGATGATGCGCGGGTTGATTTTCTTGAGCGATTCATAGTCCAGGCCCAGCCGCGCCTTGACGTCCGGACGCCAGTTTTCGACCAGCACGTCGGCATCCTTGACCAGGCGCTTGATGATCTCGAGCGCTTCGGGCTTTTTCAGGTTCAGCGTCAGGGACCGCTTGTTCCGGTTCAGGTTCTGGAAGTCGCCGCCCAGCCGGTCGGCCGCGAACATGGCTTCGTTCGGGTCCACACCCGGCGGCGGTTCGACACGGATCACATCGGCGCCGAAGTCGGCAAGCATGCGGACGCAGGTCGGGCCCGCACGCACGCGCGACAGGTCGAGCACGCGAAATCGGGACAAGGCTTTGGAGGCGGAAATCTTGGGCATGGTGATCTATCGAAGAGTCGCCGACGAGGTGCGGGCGGAGGGGGACGGTATGGACAGGCTGGCAAGGCCGCGGTCATACCGATGGGCGAAGGCGAGGAGCACGGCTTCGGCGTGGGGGCGCGCGACGGCTTGCGCGGTGACGGGACGGCCGCGGCGATCGTGGCCTATCGGGAAAACAATTGCGGGCAGCCCCAGGTAATTGACGAAGGGCATCCAGCGGTGCAGCGCCAGCAACTGGTGCACATCGAAACCGGGGGCGCCGGGGGTGACGGTGTCCCAATCGGGCACGGGGCGGGGCAGGGCGGGCACCAGCAGCACGTCGGCATCGCCAAACACCGTGTCCACAAAGGCGTGCAGGCGGGCGCCACGCTGCGCGAGGGCGTCGTGATACCAGGCTTCGGGCATCGCGGCGCCAGGGATCAGCACGGCGCGGGCTGACGCACCCAATTGCGCGTCAGGGTCCTGCAACAAGGCGCGATGCGCGGCGGCGGCTTCGACATGCAGCACGACATGGGCGAGCCGCGACAGCGCGTCGAGTTGCGGCAGGTCGACCGCGTGCACGTCATGGTCGTCGCTGACGCGGGCAATGAAAGCCTGCAGTGCACTGATGACATCGTCATCGGGCGCAGCGGGTGGAAGGTGGGTGGCGACGCGCAAGGGCCTGGCCGCCGACAGCCACTCGGCGATGCCGTGGGGCGTCGCCGCCGCGTCGGTCAGTTCAGGCGCCACGGCCTGCGCGGCGCATGCATAGACCAGCGCGGCGTCGGCCACGGTCCGGGCAATGACGCCGACCGTATCGAGTGACGGCGCCAGCGGATGCACGCCCTGGCGCGAGAGGGCGTCCCAGGTCGGCTTGAAGCCGATCAGTCCGCAGGTGGCGGCGGGGATGCGGACGGAGCCGGCGGTGTCGGTGCCCAGCGAGGCATAACAGAGGCCGGCCGCCACCGCGGCGGCCGATCCGCCTGACGATCCCCCCACCACGGCGTCGATCGATACGGCGTTGATGGGGCGAGGCGACCAGGGCGACTCGCCGGTGGACCCGCAGGCCAGCTCGGCCATGGACAGGGCCGCCAGATTGGTGGCGCCGGCCTGCGCCAGGCGGGTCAGCACGTCGGCATCGCGTTCGGCCACGGGATCGGGCGGCTGCCCGCGTCCGCATCCGGCCTGCTGGCCGGCGATCGCAAAGATGTCTTTATGGGCCAGGGCGATACCGGACAGCGGACCGGCGGTGGCGCGGTCCGCCGGTGCACCGCTTTCGTGCCACCGCACCACCGACTGGCAGGCGGCGTCGGCCACGCGGGCCTGCGCCCACTGCGCGGCAAGCGCGTCGGCGCTCGACAGGCGGCCGGTGCGCAGTTGGTCGCGCAGGCCGGCCATATCCGCTGGCAAGGTCCTTGCATCATCCGGGTGCAGGGGTGCCTGTGCACCACGATGGTCCGGGCGGAAGGGGGGCGACGCGTGCGTCACGCCAGCTTCCTCAGCAGCGCGGCATACGCCGCCAGCCGGTCCGACGCCGGATCCATCGACCCGTCAACCGAGTTTGTCTGGATAGCCAAGCGAGGGGCGTACGCGGTATCCCTATAGGCGGCATCCGTTAATACCGGTTGCAGCCGACCCAGCGCCTTGGCCACGCCCGTGGCTTCCGGCAGCGTCAATACGACGCCGGCGCGCGCCGCCATCGCCATGCATGCCGCCGCATCCGGCCTGGCATCCAGCTCGGGATGAGCATCCACCATCGTTATTTCCCCCGGCTATAAAAATATTGACACTGCATCGTCCGTATATTTATAGTTAATTCAAATATTTTTATCAACACAATTCATCAGGACTCTCGCACCGCGACGGGTCGTGACCGCCTGATTCAGGGTGCGCTCCGTGCGCGTCCAGGCCCTTCACTCTGGAGTTTGCATGGCAGCGCATCAACACAACCCAGGCGTCATCGTGGCGGGTGCAGGTCCGGTCGGACTGGCTGCCGCGGTGGCCCTGGCGGATCAGGGCATCCCGGTCACGGTGCTCGAGTCCGAACCCCAGCTGCAGCATGACCTGCGCGCTGGCACCTTTCATCCGCCCACCATGGAAATGCTGGCGCCGTACGGCGTGACGGCGACCATGCTGGAGCAGGGCATCAAGGTGCCCCTGTGGCAGGTGCGGGATCGCAAGGAAGGCGTGATTGCCGAATGGGACATGAGTGTCATGTCCGACATCACGCCCTATCCGTTCCGCCTGCATCTGGAACAGCACAAGCTGGCCCGCATCATCGTGGACAAGCTGGCGACCTATCCGCATGCCAAGGTGATGTTCGGCGCGGCATTGAGCGGCATCGAGCAGGACGACACCGGCGTGCGCGCCACCATCACGCAAAACGGCGAAGAGATCGTGCTGACGGCCGACTGGCTGATCGGGGCGGATGGCGGCCGCAGCTTTACGCGCAAGGCCATCGGCACCGAATTCGAAGGCTTTACCTGGCCGGAACGCTTCGCCGTCATCAGCACCGATTACGATCTTGCGCAGCACGGCTACGCGATGAATGCCTACATTGCCGACCCTACCGAATGGGTGGCCGTGTTCTGCGTGCCGCACAACGGCCCCCCGGGTCTGTGGCGCGCCGTGTTCCCGATCGCCAATGCCGATCAGCCGGACGAAGAAGTGCTGTCGGACAAGGAAACGCAGGCCCGCCTGCGCGGCTTCATGCCCTGGCAGGACCGCTATCACGTGCCGTATTCCAGCATCTACCGCGTGCATCAGCGCGTGGCCAAGGACTGGCGCGTGAACCGCGTGCTGCTGGCGGGCGATGCGGCGCACGTCAACAATCCGCTGGGCGCGTTCGGCCTGAACGGCGGGTTGCATGACGCGATGAACCTGGCCGAGAAGCTGGGCCAGGTGTGGCGCAAGGAAGCCGACGTGTCGCTGCTGGACCGCTATGTGCGCCAGCGCCGCACTACCAATATCGAGTTCGTCCAGGCGAACTCGATCCGCAACAAACGCATGTTGGAAGAGACCGATCCGGCCGTGCGTGCGCAGCGTTTTGACGAACTGCGCGCCCAGGCGTCCGACCCCAAGTCGGCGCTGCCATTCCTGATGCAAAGCTCGATGATCATGAGCCTGCGCCGCGCCGCCGAGATCGAATGATGCCGCAGCGAATGACGCCGCGGCGAATGATGCCGCGGTGCTGCACGACCCCATAAGAAGAAGCAGTTCGAGGGCTGGAGGCGTTGACGAAACACGTGGGTTCAATCAACTGGGAAGCAGCATGACATTCAGGCATTTCTTCACTCTGTCCGCAACGCTCTGTCTGCTGGGGGCGGCGTCGGCCAGCCACGCGCAGGAATGGCCGCAGCGTCCGATCCGCCTCATCGTTCCGTTCGCGGTCGGCGGCAATACCGATGGCATTGCGCGGGTCACCGCCGAACGCCTGACCAATGCGCTGGGCCAGACTGTCGTGGTCGAAAACAAGCCGGGCGCCAATGGCATGATCGCCGCGCAGCAGGTGCAGCGCGCGCCGTCGGACGGCTACACGCTGCTGGTGGCGGCCATGCCGGTCATTGCCATCCTGCCCAAGATTGCGTCGGTGCCCTATGACCCGATCAAGGACTTCGTGCCTGTGACCAACCTGGGCAGCAATCCTTTCGTGCTGGGCGTGAACAAGAACGTGCCCGCCAAGAACGTCAAGGAATTCGTCGAGATGGTCAAGGCGGCGCCGGGCAAGTACAACTTTGCGTCGGGCGGATCGGGCAGCGTGTCGCATCTGTCGGGCGCGCTGTTCCAGAAGCGGGCCGGCCTGGACATGATGCACATCAATTACAAGGGTGATGCGCCTGCCATGGCGGGCCTGATCGGCGGCGAAGTCACCATGTACTTCGGCAATTTTTCGGCACTGGCGCCGCAGGCCAAGTCGGGTGCGATCCACCTGATCGGCGTGTCGAGCGAAAAGCGCTCGCCGCAATTCCCGGACGTGCCCACCATTGCCGAGTCCTATCCGGGCTTTCGTACCGAAACGTGGAACGGCCTGATGGCGCCGGCCGGCACCCCACGTGCGATTGTTGAACGCATCGCCCGTGAAGTGCAAAAGATCGCCAAGGATCCTGTCTATATCGAACGCATGACCAATTTCGGCGTCGAGATCGTTGCCGACACGCCGGAACATTTTGCCCAGACCATCAAGACCGACATCGATGTCTGGTCGGATGCAGTCAAGGCGGCCAACCTGAAAGTGGAATAAACCATGGCTAAGTCTTCTCCGATTCCCGATACCCTCGGCTACCGCGCCATTCTTGGCGCGATCGTCCCCTCCACCAACACAGTGGTGCAGCCTGAATACGAAGGCATGCGTGTTCCGGGCGTGACCAACCACGTGATGCGCATGGAGTTGCCGACCCGCCCTTACGACGATATGAAGAAGTATCGCGAGGCGCTCGACACGGAAGAGGGCAATCTGGCCGAAGCCGTCCGCCTGCTCGTCAATTGCGAGCCGGACGTCATCGCGCACGGGCATTCGATCCATTCCTTCCGCGGCAACATCGACCGCGCGCAGGCCGACCAGGACCGCCTGGCGCAGCTGGCCGGCGTGCCGTTCATGACGCCGTCGGTGTCGGTGGTCCGCGGCCTGGAAGCCATGGGCTTCAAGCGTATCGCGGTGCTGACGCCCTACTGGCCGCCGGCCGACGAATTGATCCGCTCGTTTTTCGTGGATAGCGGCTTTGACGTCGTGTCGCAGGTGGGCCTGAAGTGCCAGGGTCCGACCAATGTGGCGCGCACGTCGCTCGACACCATCCGCAAGGCCTTCCTGGAACTGGACCACCCCGATGCCGAAGCCTTCGTGCACGTGGGCACCAACCTGCCCGTGAGCGCCATTACCGAAGATATCGAGAAGGCCAGTGGCAAGCCGCTGATCGGCGTGAACGTCGCGACCTACTGGAACGCTCTGCGCAGCATCGGCATCCAGGATCGCAAGGAAGGCTACGGCCGTCTGTTTGCCGAATTCTGATCGCTGCCGCAACCGCACCATCTGCTGTACCGCCGGCCCGCCACCATGGCGCGCCGGCGTTTCCATTCCTCCAATAAGAACCAGGGGTAAGGCATGAAGATCCAGCACCGTGTACTGAGCATTGCACTCCTCGCCGCCTACGCCGGTGGCGCCTTTGCGGTCGGCCCGCAGCCGGCCCCATCGCCGCGCAAGGAAACCCTGACGATCGGGTACGTGAAGGTCGGTCACCTGTCGCCCATGATGGACGTGGCCGAGCCGCTCAAGGCCTGCAACGTCGAGGTCAAGCCGGTCGAATTCGTCCGGTATGCCGATGCGCGCACGGCCTTGCTGTCGGGGTCGGTGGACGTGTCGGGCATTGGCCCGG is a window from the Pigmentiphaga litoralis genome containing:
- a CDS encoding maleate cis-trans isomerase family protein, translated to MAKSSPIPDTLGYRAILGAIVPSTNTVVQPEYEGMRVPGVTNHVMRMELPTRPYDDMKKYREALDTEEGNLAEAVRLLVNCEPDVIAHGHSIHSFRGNIDRAQADQDRLAQLAGVPFMTPSVSVVRGLEAMGFKRIAVLTPYWPPADELIRSFFVDSGFDVVSQVGLKCQGPTNVARTSLDTIRKAFLELDHPDAEAFVHVGTNLPVSAITEDIEKASGKPLIGVNVATYWNALRSIGIQDRKEGYGRLFAEF